From the Patescibacteria group bacterium genome, one window contains:
- a CDS encoding UDP-N-acetylglucosamine 1-carboxyvinyltransferase, with the protein MAGRLQDYAKVPEELKAYLRVFIKNKLIYQMADYLVSGGKRLSGSVMVNPSKNGAVAILIASLLNEKKTTIENLPKIEEVFRIIEVLKSIGVKVNWLDNKKTQYGGHAVEIIPPKKIGINNIDKEAAGMTRSIILFAGALANSFSKFSLPASGGCKLGKRSIMPHIYTLEEFGMKTKISPSGYIFKSEKISPVSNLILYEAGDTVTENAIMIASLAPGKTVIRFASANYQVQDLCFFLKKLGVKIEGVGTSTLAVYGKKKISKEISYALSEDPIEAMLFISISITTMSSITIERCPIDFLELELLKLKKMGFQFKILREYKARNGYTRLVDIRTLPSKLNAPEEKISAMPYPGINIDNLPFFAVIAMKSKGETLIHDWTYENRAVYLLELSRLGARVTLADPHRVFIEGPSKLTATDMVCPPALRPSTIILAAILGAKGRSLLSNIYSIERGHEDLCGRLLKLGAGIRKIENTENN; encoded by the coding sequence ATGGCAGGCAGATTGCAAGATTACGCGAAGGTGCCAGAAGAATTAAAGGCATATTTAAGGGTTTTTATAAAAAATAAACTAATTTATCAGATGGCCGATTATCTTGTTAGCGGCGGAAAGCGTCTAAGCGGTTCTGTTATGGTGAATCCGTCAAAAAACGGCGCTGTCGCCATATTGATAGCTTCTCTTTTAAATGAGAAGAAAACTACAATAGAAAACCTTCCAAAAATTGAGGAGGTTTTTAGAATAATAGAGGTGCTGAAGAGCATAGGAGTGAAAGTGAATTGGCTTGATAACAAAAAAACGCAATACGGCGGGCATGCTGTTGAGATTATTCCTCCAAAGAAAATAGGAATAAATAATATAGACAAAGAGGCTGCTGGAATGACGCGAAGCATTATTCTTTTTGCCGGCGCTTTAGCTAATAGTTTTTCTAAGTTTTCTTTACCCGCTTCAGGCGGGTGTAAATTGGGCAAAAGATCAATAATGCCTCATATCTATACTTTAGAAGAATTTGGAATGAAAACTAAAATTTCGCCATCAGGCTATATTTTTAAGAGCGAAAAGATTTCTCCTGTTTCAAATTTGATTTTGTATGAAGCAGGCGATACTGTTACTGAAAATGCCATAATGATAGCATCTTTAGCTCCCGGAAAGACTGTCATAAGGTTTGCTTCAGCAAATTATCAGGTACAGGATTTGTGTTTCTTTTTAAAAAAACTCGGAGTAAAGATAGAGGGAGTAGGCACAAGCACTCTCGCCGTATATGGCAAGAAAAAAATAAGCAAAGAAATTTCTTATGCTTTGTCTGAAGATCCTATTGAGGCCATGCTCTTTATCTCTATTTCAATTACAACCATGTCGTCAATAACCATAGAAAGATGCCCGATAGATTTTCTCGAGCTTGAACTTTTAAAACTTAAAAAGATGGGTTTTCAATTCAAAATTTTGAGAGAATATAAAGCCAGAAACGGTTATACTCGTCTTGTAGACATAAGAACGCTCCCTTCTAAACTTAATGCGCCTGAAGAAAAAATCTCCGCAATGCCATATCCGGGTATCAATATAGACAATCTGCCGTTTTTTGCTGTTATTGCCATGAAGTCAAAAGGGGAGACATTGATTCATGATTGGACATATGAAAATCGAGCGGTGTATCTTTTGGAGCTCAGTAGGCTTGGAGCAAGGGTTACTTTAGCGGACCCTCATCGCGTGTTTATAGAAGGACCGTCTAAGCTTACTGCTACAGATATGGTATGCCCGCCGGCTCTTCGTCCTTCCACTATAATTTTAGCGGCAATTCTCGGCGCCAAAGGCAGGTCGCTTCTTTCAAACATCTATTCAATTGAACGCGGACATGAGGATCTTTGTGGCCGGCTTTTAAAACTTGGAGCAGGGATTAGAAAAATAGAGAATACAGAGAATAATTAA